The Lolium rigidum isolate FL_2022 chromosome 1, APGP_CSIRO_Lrig_0.1, whole genome shotgun sequence region CAATTGGGAAGCTCCCCTGAAAGATTATTATTAGATAGGTCTATCAGTTCCACTGATATCATgttgcataaatcagttgtgattACTCCACTAATATAATTGTGTGACAGCGACAAGTAATACAATTCTTTGTTTCCAAACCTCTGTGGTAATAAGCCTAACAAGTTGTTGTGAGATAGGTCCAACTTCTGAATACTAGTTGGCAAAATAGGAACGCTACCCTCAAGTTGGTTAGCCCTCATGATCAGAGTTGTCAGCATTTTTGATTGCTCCAAGCTTGCAGGCAACTTTCCAGTGATGCTGTTTGCTGAGACATTTAAGCTAGTGATTGACGAAGAGAAATTCCAGATCCAGTCAGGTAATGCACCCCTGATTCCTGCACCACCTAGATCAATCATCTCAATCCTAGTTTGTGATTGCAGCCATGTTGGAAACTTTGGTCCTAGTAGGCAATCATGCAACCCTAGATTTACCAGCTGAAAGGGTGGCACCCAGCTTTGTTTGAATGCAATCTTCAGAGAATTTGATGCCAAATCTAAATTATCCAATCTTGATAAATTTGCAAAGTGGAGTTCTGATAGTGTGCCATTAAATGTATTAAAGGAAATGTCGAAGTATGTCAACCTCGATAAGTTACCAATACTGGTTGGCACAACTCCAGATAGCGTGTTCCCGCTGAGATCTAGAACTCTTAAACTTGGCATACCCTCAAGCCAGCCAGATAGATTCCCAATAAAGTTGTTACCAGCAAGGTCAAGGATCTGCAACCACTTCATGCAGGGAAACAGGTTCATTGCTGCTTCTGCGATATCTCCTGACAACCTGTTCTGAGACAAATTGATTTGAACCAAGTTGCACAACATACTAGCTGACCTTGGTATTTCTCCTTTCAACTTATTGTCCCCTAGTCTCATGAGCTCAAGTGATGTCAGTTTGCCAAGCTCATCTGGAATCATTCCTGAAAGTCCGCAGCTAGTCATGTCCAGCTCTGAAAGAGCAGTTAGCTTCTTGATCCAATTCGGCaaggaagaattcaagttattgcTCTGGAGATGAAGTAGCTTAAGGGCAGTGAAGTTGACATGAGAAACAGAATTCAGGTCGGTGGCTGGAAGACTGGCATCGTTCAAGCGAAGCACTTCGAGCAACGGAAGCATGTTCACTGCTTGCAGCCAGTCCGACGAAGCAGCAAGATACAACCAACTGAGGTCGAGATACCTCAGGAAAGTTAGCTTTGAAACCCAATGGAAGCTGTCAACAGTGATCGCAGAACCTCCGAATGAGCCTAGGTCAAGATAGCTGAGCCTGGATAAATTACCAAGTTGCTGAGGAGCCGTCCCGCTAAAACCGGCATGCGACAGATCAAGATACTTCAACATATTGAAAGAGCATATGAACTCTGGGATGGGCACCCCACCGAAATCACTATGGCTAATGTTGAGATGCACCAATCTGGTCAAACCGGCCAAAGATGGATTGATCTCGCCTTTGAGAGAGTACTCACCAAGGTCCAACTTGACGACATGGCCAGTCTTCTTGCTGCAGCTCACACCGCCCCAGTTGCAGCAGTTCTCTCCTTGCCATGAGCGCAACCTCCCATCAGGATCACTGATGCTGCCATTGAAGGCAGCTAGTGCGTCCCTCTCTGTGGTGATGCATGCAGATATCTCCCTGGTGCTAACCACGAGGCAGCAGAGGGCCAGCGCTGTGAGCAAGAGCAATCCATTCATCGTGCCTCCAATGGCTGTGAATGAAACTGTCAAGCTAGTTGGGGAATACAGGAGCTAAGGTCCCATTGCAGATCAAGAACTGGACCTCTAGTCTTCTCTTCTAGTCTGATTTTTCTGCATGTTGCTATCTGAAGCCTTTCCTTTCAGTGTGTTAATTGCAGTTTGGAGTAACTAGTCAGTTTTGCCTGCACGGCAAGGGAATTGCGACATGTCTATTTGAATTCAGATAACTTGTGAGATTGAAGTTGTGAGGCTCCTCGAAATTCTACAATACATTGGGAGAAAAAGAATATTTTTTTCAataaaagagaatatattaatatcaagaagataccaactaCACCCGTCCTCTGCAActacgcaataccctaatggtagtacggatgaatctagcaaaaaaataaaaaataaaactaagaaacaaaaagtcccgctacggtgtTCTAGCcgtagcagcaacaatacatccaccaccatgacaacacctgaactccaggctctccaaaaagcgatgcctccaagaagaaaacaacAGTGCACAAGCGTCATCGTCCCCGATCAAAATATCTTaggccctgaagatagtctccgctctcaaaacaatgccttcaacaaggctattgcaaggcacaaccagttaaggccagatcttGGATTTTGTAAGACTCTGAATTTCACCTGTGCTTCCGCTCCCACTTGCATAAACACCAAGCAAGCTCCTCAACAAtacagagactcgaacctccattgctagtcctccaatccggccttcatgatatctgATTTCACCATGTACCATAATGTCATCTAATGGCAacacaacacagaatagagcttcgcgtcgttccctccagaaccaaatggtcggaataaaagcatggatgcgcacgaccgaataccagccGATCTAGCAAACTCCAGAAAGAGAATATCTAGGCTCTCTATTTTTGTGGTGTCAAATTAATCAAATATCTAGGTGCGGAGTTTAGGTGGGGAGGTACCAAAGGTCAAGAGCAAAAGGAAAACAACTGAGGAGATCCTGAACGAGAAGATGCAATATTATCTGAAGATGTACAAGAAGCAACACAATCCGCAGGTGGTTGAGGCTGTGCGTGCCTTAGTTCAGGTCAATGCTTGATATCCAATGCTGGGAGGGTGCAAGGCGGTGCACCAATTGTGAGGAGATTGGTGTGTGTTTGGAGAGATTGTCTCTGTTGGATACAAGGCGAGGCTTATGATCTTAGGTCTAGGTGCCCTTGTATCTGGCACAGACGATGTGCCTTATGCTATAGTGTGTGTTTGTATGGTCTTTTGGTCCGGTTTTCCTTATTATTTGGACCAATTTCCCTCTTCTATAATGCATTGTGGGAGCTTTCGcccttcactagtaggaaaatcctcatcagtggcgcacgaaaatgagattctgtggcgcatggacggtgcaccacagaaacgtcgccacaaaaataaggtttctatggcgcacctgaccgtgcgccacaaaattaaggtttctgtggcgcattgtgtgtggtgcgccacagaaataagtggttctgtggcgcatgtgatcgagctgcgccactgaattatgttttggtgcgccacagaacaatgtacaggtatactcgattttgtgctcccttgtGTATTATACAAgttttatacaggttttatactggttttatacacag contains the following coding sequences:
- the LOC124647378 gene encoding receptor-like protein EIX2, which encodes MNGLLLLTALALCCLVVSTREISACITTERDALAAFNGSISDPDGRLRSWQGENCCNWGGVSCSKKTGHVVKLDLGEYSLKGEINPSLAGLTRLVHLNISHSDFGGVPIPEFICSFNMLKYLDLSHAGFSGTAPQQLGNLSRLSYLDLGSFGGSAITVDSFHWVSKLTFLRYLDLSWLYLAASSDWLQAVNMLPLLEVLRLNDASLPATDLNSVSHVNFTALKLLHLQSNNLNSSLPNWIKKLTALSELDMTSCGLSGMIPDELGKLTSLELMRLGDNKLKGEIPRSASMLCNLVQINLSQNRLSGDIAEAAMNLFPCMKWLQILDLAGNNFIGNLSGWLEGMPSLRVLDLSGNTLSGVVPTSIGNLSRLTYFDISFNTFNGTLSELHFANLSRLDNLDLASNSLKIAFKQSWVPPFQLVNLGLHDCLLGPKFPTWLQSQTRIEMIDLGGAGIRGALPDWIWNFSSSITSLNVSANSITGKLPASLEQSKMLTTLIMRANQLEGSVPILPTSIQKLDLSHNNLLGLLPQRFGNKELYYLSLSHNYISGVITTDLCNMISVELIDLSNNNLSGELPNCWLKNSKLLAIDFSSNNFWGEVPATRIICQEAYRNG